One Panicum virgatum strain AP13 chromosome 9K, P.virgatum_v5, whole genome shotgun sequence genomic region harbors:
- the LOC120648689 gene encoding uncharacterized protein LOC120648689, giving the protein MKMYQLMTSDGRSLAATLLLLLLAAAQVAGTPAAAAAGAACHNDLIALRSTCYQYVQDDGGPMVQPSPHCCATVRGIANATCVCDYFSSLDYINLDRVFYVAGQCAVAIPWSCGD; this is encoded by the exons ATGAAGATGTACCAGCTGATGACCTCTGATGGCCGCAGTCTGGCTGCaacgctcctcctcctgctccttgccgCCGCCCAAGTAGCCGGCACAcctgcagctgcggcggcgggagcagccTGCCACAATGACCTTATCGCTCTGCGCAGCACCTGCTACCAGTACGTCCAGGATGACGGAGGCCCCATGGTCCAGCCATCGCCGCATTGCTGTGCCACCGTGAGGGGCATCGCCAACGCGACCTGTGTCTGCGACTACTTCAGCTCCCTCGACTACATCAACCTGGACAGGGTGTTCTACGTCGCCGGGCAGTGCGCCGTCGCCATCCCCTGGAGCTGCGGAG ACTAA
- the LOC120648690 gene encoding uncharacterized protein LOC120648690 isoform X2 has product MPQLISASSNLAATTLLLLLSAAAAAAAAPLQAQAGTACHNDIIALRTTCYEYVQEGGRALPPSSNCCATLMGLTNVPCVCDYLGSDLDVDLDKVFYVGRHCGFAIPRGCGGPIEQKEGIVGSFKP; this is encoded by the exons ATGCCGCAGCTCATCTCTGCCAGCAGCAACCTGGCTGCAACCACGCTTCTCCTGCTCCTTTCTGcagctgccgcggcggcggcagcgccactTCAAGCTCAGGCGGGCACGGCCTGCCACAACGATATCATCGCCCTGCGGACAACCTGCTACGAGTACGTCCAGGAGGGTGGTCGGGCGCTGCCGCCGTCGTCCAACTGCTGCGCCACCTTGATGGGCCTTACCAACGTTCCCTGCGTCTGCGACTACCTTGGCTCCGACCTCGACGTCGACCTGGACAAAGTGTTCTACGTCGGCAGGCACTGCGGATTCGCAATCCCCAGGGGCTGCGGAG GTCCAATTGAACAAAAGGAGGGAATTGTTGGATCATTCAAGCCATAG
- the LOC120648690 gene encoding uncharacterized protein LOC120648690 isoform X1: MPQLISASSNLAATTLLLLLSAAAAAAAAPLQAQAGTACHNDIIALRTTCYEYVQEGGRALPPSSNCCATLMGLTNVPCVCDYLGSDLDVDLDKVFYVGRHCGFAIPRGCGAGPIEQKEGIVGSFKP, encoded by the exons ATGCCGCAGCTCATCTCTGCCAGCAGCAACCTGGCTGCAACCACGCTTCTCCTGCTCCTTTCTGcagctgccgcggcggcggcagcgccactTCAAGCTCAGGCGGGCACGGCCTGCCACAACGATATCATCGCCCTGCGGACAACCTGCTACGAGTACGTCCAGGAGGGTGGTCGGGCGCTGCCGCCGTCGTCCAACTGCTGCGCCACCTTGATGGGCCTTACCAACGTTCCCTGCGTCTGCGACTACCTTGGCTCCGACCTCGACGTCGACCTGGACAAAGTGTTCTACGTCGGCAGGCACTGCGGATTCGCAATCCCCAGGGGCTGCGGAG CAGGTCCAATTGAACAAAAGGAGGGAATTGTTGGATCATTCAAGCCATAG